A single genomic interval of Armigeres subalbatus isolate Guangzhou_Male chromosome 1, GZ_Asu_2, whole genome shotgun sequence harbors:
- the LOC134205543 gene encoding PHD finger protein 14: MKRKSGNDLTTQTLLDFDLGESSSDSDFRIEDHDDDSDDFSANSKEDDGDDDDGDDDDDDDNGGDDDDEDGSGEGEDEDGTDSGTTASGSKVVEIPKPGLAPPKPVSLEEVMKPSLKGIDKATLKLLATPICCACLGDRSDDQNEIVECDGCGVTVHEGCYGVSESNSVSSTISSCSTEPWFCEACKAGIADPDCELCPNKGGIFKETDVGKWVHLVCALYVPGVAFGEVDQLSSVTLFEMPYNKWGAKTCSLCDDTKFSRTGVCIGCDAGMCKTYFHVTCAQYAGLLSEAHSEEADQADPFYAHCKIHSDKTLIKHRKRNYNAIKLKAFNRKVEQEARKLEKPSPEQVRIERKLAKHRKKYVIHKETKNPPWVPTQKMPRLLTTSATACKKLLLKAELMGIDTAAMEFQEAQMTALSDVRKKWHIPPAFSVEFIGYYLDRTVRLKEIKNNLQGQVTSNQKLLGEQQRLRDKYDSTVKTNQEAMAQNDGLKDAIKKLYDDIHALCPNKPLIPIEQIGKPPSVPPMQNPNVIINTPSSTPPARTITVPTAAALKMGVGFPLQNLIAPGKRDDTGRILSTQCKQNSEELLNECGICKRCSDQHLLAKCDTCHLYYHLGCLNPPLTRLPKKSKLYGWQCSECDKSDDSGPENVILPKAPRKSRTRYSKDGIIVPYDMPSPEFDRSPEFVPKRLRKSASVSGNTSTAENSPIKTTLNGIETKEVVLEIKKIALDLTDKEASRETSMELSDKSLVKKGRKKKPNEMSEDVKPVLKIEIKDDKPKPESTTSVKPVVDESVTVKDDIPKLSPIEIKQKEIKKDKKKEKTKPSTPLLEGREQTSPASKPLVEPKEPIASGSSSQETISTATTSTTSIGSVEAIQPAAMVEQSFVPLVPIPSIPVETENHPSGAPFRNHSHKHSKRKKEKHRNRSPHEDGSPTKEHKRKRKRKNHDIENPNDVGGSGGSSVPHAVCSVPSDDNRPRIKIKIKSVLDGSNTHTIFYVPNDSIEPPRPSTSSESIVHKSTPLNSPAIVPSTKIPIKPEPAKASTSAPAILSPVKSPIPSSVGAAISVPVIGTKQSSPPPAAAGRGRGRRLSLMRPSRLNASLNSSSGNNSSAAGGELTCDVCNQPGMSNNIVQCDECHKNYHFGCLDPPVKKSPKRRGYSWHCADCDPTDTETN, translated from the exons ATGAAAAGAAAATCGGGAAACGATTTAACAACGCAAACATTGTTGGATTTCGATCTTGGTGAAAGTTCTTCGGACTCGGATTTCAGGATCGAAGATCACGACGACGATAGCGATGACTTTTCGGCCAACAGTAAGGAAGACGACGGTGACGATGATGacggtgatgatgatgacgatgatgataatGGGGGtgatgacgacgacgaagaTGGCAGTGGCGAGGGCGAAGATGAAGATGGAACCGATAGCGGAACTACAGCGAGTGGTTCCAAAGtggtggaaattccgaaacCGGGACTGGCGCCACCGAAGCCTGTCAGCTTGGAGGAAGTAATGAAGCCGAGCCTAAAAGGAATTGACAAGGCAACGTTGAAGTTGTTGGCCACGCCTATTTGCTGTGCATGTTTGGGAGATCGGAGTGATGATCAGAACGAAATAGTCGAATGTGATGGATGTGGTGTGACGGTTCATGAAGGTTGTTACGGCGTGAGTGAAAGTAACAGCGTCAGCAGTACAATTTCGTCTTGTTCAACGGAGCCATGGTTTTGTGAGGCATGTAAAGCGGGAATAGCTGATCCAGATTGTGAACTGTGCCCCAATAAAGGAGGCATTTTTAAAGAGACGGATGTTGGTAAATGGGTGCATCTGGTTTGTGCGCTCTATGTTCCCGGTGTTGCCTTTGGTGAAGTGGATCAGTTATCGTCGGTGACTCTGTTTGAAATGCCCTACAACAAATGGGGTGCAAAGACATGCAGTCTCTGCGATGATACTAAGTTTTCTAGGACAGGAGTTTGCATTGGTTGCGATGCTGGTATGTGTAAGACCTATTTCCATGTAACTTGCGCCCAGTATGCCGGTCTGTTATCGGAAGCGCATTCAGAAGAAGCAGATCAGGCCGATCCATTCTATGCTCATTGTAAGATACATTCAGATAAAACGTTAATCAAGCATAGAAAGCGAAACTACAACGCTAtcaaattgaaagctttcaacaGGAAAGTGGAACAAGAAGCGAGGAAATTGGAAAAACCCTCCCCAGAACAGGTACGTATAGAACGTAAACTGGCTAAACATAGGAAAAAGTATGTTATCCACAAAGAGACTAAGAACCCACCCTGGGTTCCAACGCAGAAAATGCCTCGATTGCTAACCACTAGTGCAACAGCATGCAAAAAGCTTCTATTGAAAGCTGAGCTCATGGGAATCGACACTGCAGCGATGGAATTCCAAGAAGCTCAAATGACTGCATTGTCTGATGTTCGCAAAAAATGGCACATTCCACCAGCTTTCAGCGTGGAGTTTATCGGTTACTATCTGGATCGGACAGTGCGACTCAAGGAAATCAAAAACAATCTTCAAGGACAAGTCACATCCAATCAAAAGTTACTAGGAGAGCAACAGCGACTGCGAGATAAGTATGATTCAACAGTAAAAACTAACCAAGAGGCAATGGCCCAAAATGATGGACTGAAAGATGCGATCAAGAAACTGTACGACGATATTCATGCACTCTGTCCTAATAAACCATTAATTccaattgaacaaattggcaaacCTCCGTCGGTACCTCCCATGCAAAATCCAAACGTAATCATAAACACCCCTAGCTCAACGCCTCCAGCAAGAACCATTACAGTTCCCACGGCCGCTGCCTTGAAAATGGGAGTTGGATTTCCATTGCAAAATCTTATTGCTCCGGGAAAGCGCGATGACACCGGCCGCATTTTGAGTACCCAGTGCAAACAAAACAGCGAAGAGCTATTGAACGAGTGCGGAATCTGTAAGCGGTGCTCAGATCAGCATCTTCTAGCCAAATGCGACACATGTCATCTGTACTATCATCTTGGTTGTTTGAATCCTCCACTAACGAGGctccctaaaaaatctaaaCTTTACGGTTGGCAGTGTTCTGAATGTGATAAGTCTGATGATTCCGGTCCGGAAAACGTTATACTACCGAAGGCTCCGAGGAAATCAAGAACACGCTACAGCAAAGATGGAATTATCGTTCCGTACGACATGCCATCGCCAGAATTTGACAGATCTCCTGAATTTGTGCCGAAACGTTTGCGGAAAAGTGCTAGCGTTAGTGGCAACACCAGCACAGCTGAAAATAGTCCCATTAAAACTACTTTGAATGGTATCGAAACCAAAGAAGTGGttctggaaattaaaaaaattgccCTGGATTTGACCGATAAAGAAGCTTCTAGGGAAACTTCGATGGAATTGTCTGATAAATCCTTGGTGAAAAAAGGTCGCAAGAAAAAGCCTAATGAGATGAGTGAGGATGTCAAGcccgttttgaaaattgaaataaaagacGACAAACCGAAACCGGAGTCTACAACATCTGTGAAGCCTGTGGTCGACGAGTCTGTAACTGTTAAAGATGATATTCCCAAACTGTCACCTATTGAAATCAAGCAGAAAGAGATTAAGAAAgataaaaagaaggaaaagacAAAACCTTCGACACCGTTACTAGAAGGCAGGGAGCAGACTTCGCCAGCGTCGAAACCATTAGTTGAACCGAAGGAACCTATTGCCTCTGGATCATCTTCTCAAGAGACTATATCCACAGCAACAACGTCCACTACATCCATAGGGTCTGTCGAAGCTATACAACCAGCAGCGATGGTGGAACAATCGTTTGTCCCTTTAGTTCCGATACCTTCCATACCGGTCGAAACCGAAAACCACCCTTCCGGGGCTCCTTTCCGCAATCACTCGCACAAACACAGCAagcgaaaaaaagaaaaacatcgaAATCGGTCGCCGCACGAAGACGGGTCCCCCACAAAAGAGCACAAGCGCAAACGGAAGCGGAAGAACCACGATATCGAAAATCCCAACGATGTCGGTGGAAGCGGCGGCAGCAGCGTCCCACATGCTGTCTGCTCTGTTCCGTCGGACGACAATAGGCCTCGGATCAAAATTAAG ATCAAATCAGTACTAGATGGTTCTAATACCCATACAATATTCTACGTTCCTAACGATAGCATAGAACCACCAAGGCCCTCGACAAGCAGCGAATCTATTGTG CACAAAAGTACTCCACTCAACTCACCAGCCATTGTACCCAGCACCAAAATTCcaatcaaacccgaacccgctAAGGCAAGCACGTCTGCTCCTGCTATACTTTCTCCAGTGAAGTCGCCCATCCCTTCGTCAGTGGGTGCAGCAATATCCGTACCGGTTATTGGCACGAAACAATCATCACCACCACCGGCTGCTGCCGGCCGTGGTCGAGGCCGACGGCTCAGTTTAATGAGACCAAGCCGGCTGAACGCATCGTTGAACTCATCCTCCGGAAATAACTCATCAGCCGCTGGCGGCGAACTGACTTGCGATGTCTGCAATCAACCCGGAATGTCTAACAATATTGTGCA GTGTGATGAGTGCCACAAGAACTATCACTTCGGCTGCTTGGATCCTCCAGTGAAGAAATCGCCTAAACGTCGTGGGTATTCCTGGCATTGTGCAGATTGTGATCCAACG GATACCGAAACCAACTAA